The Pirellulales bacterium genomic sequence GAACTACTTGGCCCCATTCGCGCTGGCTCTCGGGATGGGGGAAGTGATCGCGGGGCTGATCACGAGCGTTCCGTTTCTTGCCGGCGCGGTGTTACAAATGATCTCGCCCGCGGCGATCCGGCGGTTGGGTTCGCATCGACGGTGGGTTGTCGCCTGCGTCGTCTGCCAAGCCCTGAGCTTTTTGCCGCTGGCCGTCGCGGCGGTGATCGGAACCATTCCGGTGGCCGTGTTGTTCCTCTTGGCGGCCGTGTATTGGGGATCGGGCATGGCCTCAGGACCGGCCTGGAGCAGTTGGGTCGATACGTTGATCCCCGAGCGGATTCGGGCGCGGTATTTCGGGCGGCGAGCGCGGCTAGGGCAGGCCGGAACGCTGATCGGCTTTGCCGGCGGCGGCTTGTGGCTGCAGTACAGCGATTGGCTCGAATCCCCGTTGGCGGCGTTCGCGATTCTGTTCCTCATCGCGGCGGTTTGCCGGTTCATTTCGGCTGCATTGCTTTCCAGCCAGAGCGAACCCCGGCGGCCGATCGAGGGCGCGCACGAGGCACGCCCCCGAGACATGATCCATCGGCTGCGGCACGCCGGCGATGGCCGGCTATTGGTTTATCTTTGGGCGATGCAGGCCGCGGCGCAAGTGGCCTCGCCATTTTTCACGCCGTTCTTGCTCGGCACATTGCATTTCTCGTATGCCAAGTTCATGCTCGTGGTTTCCACGTCGCTCTTGGCTAAAGCGGTGGCCCTGCCGACGCTCGGCGCGCTTGCGGAGCGGTTCGGGGCCATGCGGCTGCTTTGGATCGGTGGCCTGATCGTGATCCCGCTGCCGACCCTTTGGATCATCTCGCAAGCGACGCCGTTTTTGCTCGCGATTCAACTGGCCGCCGGGGCGGCTTGGGCGACCTACGAGCTAGGCGCGTTTCTGCTGTTCTTCGAGGCGATCGACGCCCGTCAGCGAATCGGCATGCTGACGCTCTACAACCTAGGCTACGCCGCAGCGACGGTTGCTGGATCGCTCATCGGCGGCGCGATTCTGGCGGTGATGGGTGAAAACCAGGCCGGCTATCTCGTCGTGTTTGCCGCGTCTTGCGCCGCCCGAATTCTGACGCTCCCGCTCTTGCGGCGCGTCCGCAAGTCAACTGCAACTCGCGACGACGATGACCGACCCACGACCATCCGCTATCCGGCTGCCGGCAACGTCGAAGAGCTGGCGATCAACCGCGCGGCATAGCGGCGTCGCGAGGGCTTGTCGTAGCGGGAGCATCTTGCTCCCATGAACTGCGGCTGGAAGCCTCAGCTACCACAACCGCTTCCTGACATGCCGCCGATAAAACCTATAGAATGGCGCGATTGTTTTCGCACCGCAGGTTTTCATGGACACCAATCCCGACACCGACGACCTCCGCCGCGATCAGGCCCATCTCATCCATTCGTTGCACAATCACGCTTATCAAGAGGACGCTCACGTCTGGGTTTCAGGTTCGGGAGCCGTGCTGGTCGATGAAAACGGCAAGGAGTATCTCGACGCCCTGGCCGGGCTCTGGAATGTGATCGTCGGGCATGGCCGGAGCGAGTTGGGGCATGCGGCCGCGCGACAGATGAGCCGGCTCGGCTATGCTTCGACCTACTCCGGCAGCACCAATCGCCCCGCGATCGAGCTGGCCGAGCGGCTGGCGGCCCT encodes the following:
- a CDS encoding MFS transporter, with product MTLVLEQAVADFCPPASTAAEPLALGRQATSARRDLQAIMADGAACSVMIGIGENYLAPFALALGMGEVIAGLITSVPFLAGAVLQMISPAAIRRLGSHRRWVVACVVCQALSFLPLAVAAVIGTIPVAVLFLLAAVYWGSGMASGPAWSSWVDTLIPERIRARYFGRRARLGQAGTLIGFAGGGLWLQYSDWLESPLAAFAILFLIAAVCRFISAALLSSQSEPRRPIEGAHEARPRDMIHRLRHAGDGRLLVYLWAMQAAAQVASPFFTPFLLGTLHFSYAKFMLVVSTSLLAKAVALPTLGALAERFGAMRLLWIGGLIVIPLPTLWIISQATPFLLAIQLAAGAAWATYELGAFLLFFEAIDARQRIGMLTLYNLGYAAATVAGSLIGGAILAVMGENQAGYLVVFAASCAARILTLPLLRRVRKSTATRDDDDRPTTIRYPAAGNVEELAINRAA